GATCATCCGGGGTGTAACGAAATCAACGGGCGGCAGCCAGCCCATTTTTGATGCCATGAGGCAACCCCTGATGCTGTTTATCGCGTTGAGTGTGGGTGAAGTGATATTCGGGCGTTCGGCTGGACTCTTGCAAACTATCCTCCATCCAGTCCACCGACAGCATATTGTGCGATCGCTATATGCCTACTTGCAACACCATTCGCATCGCTACATGAGTAGCAGTTTTTCTGGGGCATTGGCACATCGAATTAGCGAAACTTCTCTGGGTGTTACTCAGACGATGCAAATGCTAATTACTGAATTTATGCCAGTAATTGTTGTGTATACCGTCGCTACGACGATACTGTATCGCTCCTATCCTCCCCTGGCTGCACTCGTTGGCGTGTGGGCAGTTCTCTTCATCAGTATTTCGTTCTGGCTAGCAACTCGCTGCCGAATTTACTCCCGGAAAGCCGCAGCCGCCAGAAGTGAGACAACTGGCATCATCGTAGATACAGTAACAAATCTCACCAGTAGCCGACTGTTTGCTCGTTTGGGTTTTGAACGAGGCTATTTGAATGAGCAATTAAGCCGCGAACTCAAACAGGTGAGAAAATCCAACTGGTACTCGGAGCGAATTCGCTGGTTTCAGTTTATCTCGGCAGCCATTCTAAAAATCAGCACCCTGTATTACTCACTTTCCCTTTGGAGTCAAGGGAAGATCGCTACTGCTGATTTCGTTGTCGCAACTAGCTTATCGTTATTAATAATCAGTGAAGCCCGGAATTTGAGCCGCCGCTTTCTGGAATTTTTTGAACATATCGGCAATGTCGCCAATGGTGTCTTTACCATCGTTCAACCCCACGAGTTGGTCGATCGCGATCGCGCGATCGCACACCCAATTACCCAAGGTAAGATTGAGTTTCGCCGAGTGAATTTCAATTACTCTGATGAAAAGAAAGTTTTCAACAACCTTTCTGTCACCATCCAAGCCGGACAGCGTGTCGGACTGGTGGGCTTCTCTGGTTCTGGAAAATCCAGCTTTGTCAATCTAATTCTGCGTTTGTTCGACCCCCAATCTGGACAGATTATTATTGATGGGGTCGATATTCGAGACATGACTCAGGATGCCCTACACGCACAGATCAGCTTGATTCCCCAAGATCCGTCTCTGTTCCATCGCACTTTGCTAGAAAATATTCGTTACGGACGCTTGGATGCAACCGATGAGGAAGTGTTCGAGGCGGCGCGAAAGGCTAATGCTCACGATTTCATTATTCAAAGTCAGGATGGTTACAATTCTCTGGTGGGCGAACGTGGTGTCAAGTTATCTGGAGGGCAGAGACAACGCATTGCGATCGCTCGGGTAATCCTCAAAGATGCGCCGATTCTGATTTTGGATGAAGCCACCTCTAGCCTCGATTCAATCACCGAAAAAGCGATCCAAGATACCCTCGACTTAGCCATGAATGGGAAAACAGTCATTGTGGTGGCTCATCGACTATCTACCATTGTCCATCTAGACCGGATTTTGGTGTTTGACAAAGGTCACATTATCGAAGATGGTTCCCACACCAAACTGCTGGCACTCGGCGGCGCTTACCACAGGTTATGGAAAATGCAGGCGGGTGGATTTATCCCAGAAAATCCCGGCGAGGAACGCATACATGAGGTTCGCACTCGCACAGATAACGTCCAAAAGGGAATGATCGCTTGATATTTAGTACGACTTGAGATAGTATACGTGCAAATTTAATTCAAGGATTGTGCGGGAAAGGTAATTGAAGTAAGGTGTGTTATGCCGGAAGCTAACGCACCCGGAATTGTCAAAAGGCAAAATAAAGAAAAATGTTCTCAAGCCCCTAAATTTATTTATGGGGATTATCTTTTTACTTCGCCAACAGCATCGATTGCTGATTTGACCTCATTTCCTAGCACCATGACTTCAGATACCCAACCCATTTTTGATACCCTGACTGACGAAGGATATGCCATCGACTGGAATCTCCTGCTGACTGAAATCCTGACCACCTTCGACTGCTCTACAGGTACTATCCATACCTTTGATCGGGACAGCGAGTTATTGCACTTAAAGGCTCACCAAGGCATTCCAGAATTCCTGTTACCTAAAATGACGATAATTCCTATTGGTAAAGGGATGGCTGGTGTCGCCGCCGAACGTAAACGACCCGTACAGATTTGCAACCTGCAAACCGACGAACAAGGGGTGGTCAGACCTTCGGCAAAAGAAACCCAGGTAAAAGGCTCCATCACAGTGCCACTTCTGCTGAATGAACGATTGCATGGAACCTTGGGCATTGCCAAGCCGGTTTCCTACGAATTTACACCCACAGAAGAAGAGACACTAATGGAGATTGGAGAGGCAATTAGCCGGAAAATCATCCGTTAACAAGTTACAGCAGTTTTCATGTATTTGAAGCACATCTAACGTAAGGGCACAGTATTGCTGTGCCCTTACCGCATTGTCTATTTAACCTGAAAACAGCTGTAAATTAATTAACTTGCAACTGCAATCGGCTTTTTGCGGGTGGGACGCTTGCGGTTTGATTTTTTCTTCACTCTAGACAATTGAAATTGTTTTTACCAGTTCTCTGTATAACATTCGCGCAAGTCGATGCATTCACAATGCAAGTCGATGCATTCACAATGCAAGTCGATGCATCCACAATGTAAGCCGATGCATCCACAATGTAAGCCGATGCATTCACAATGCAAGCCAATGCCTGAAGGGGGGACAAGCACCCGAAAGCCTTTGTGCTGTATTAAGTTGAGCGAATTATGGTAAAAAAAGATAGGTCAGTATTGTCAATAAGACCTATCTGTTGAAAATGTTACCTGAATTATACCAGAAGCATCTACAAAGTTTACTTTCACAGTCCGAATTAATATTTCTGACGCTGGTGATTAACGTAGTACAAAATATCAAAGATGTGAAACTAGAGAAAATATCAGAGTCGCGACCATTATTCATTCAATGCCAGTCGAGACGGAAGAAGTTACAAAGGTTTCTATCATTACCAATATTGTTGAATATAGAAGAATTATGGTTTCCCATAATTGAACGATGGTTAGCTCAAACTTTCCTCGGAAATCACCGAATCTATTTAGCAATTGATAGGACGAATTGGAAAAGAAAAAATCTACTAATGATTAGTGTAATTTTTCAAAAAAGAGCTATACCGATATACTTTAAGCTTTTAGCAAAATTAGGTAGTAGTAACTTATCAGAACAAACTAAGGCATTATCAAAGATAATTCCCTTATTTAAAAACTATAAAACGGTAGTGTTAGGAGATAGAGAGTTTTGTTCAGTGAGCTTGGCGGAATGGCTTGATGAACAAGGGTTTGAGTTTTGTTTGAGACTCAAGAAAAATGAGAATATTGAGTTGAAAGCTCATTTATGGTGCGAAATAAAAGATTTAGGTTTAAAACCAGGAACATCTTTTTTTGTATCAGATGCAACGGTAACAAAAACTAAACAAGTGAAGGGATTTAATGTGGCTTGCAAATGGAAAAAGAATTACCGTCAAAACAAAGCCAAAGAAGGATGGTTTATTTTAACTAACATGAATAGTAAAATAACGGCGATTCAGGCATATCAAAAGCGCTTTGATATAGAAGAGATGTTTAGAGATTTTAAAAGTGGCGGTTACAATTTAGAGAAGACAAATGTGGAAGGTAAGCGGTTTATTGCTTTAGTTTTAATCATCTCATTAGCTGACACTATTGCTACATTACAAGGTCAGAATATTAAGAGTAAAGGAATTGCAAAATATCTGGCACGTCCCAAAGAATATGGACGTTCTCACAGAAGGCATAGTAACTTTTATATCGGTCTTTATGCACAGAACTGGGTTAATTTCATTGGTGATTGTTGGAGTTTAGTTCAAGATTTAATGCGATTAAGTCGTCATAAACTAGAGAATTATTTACAAGGGATGAGAGCTATGAAGCTTATACAGTCAGCTTTATAGGCTTCATGTCGCCCCTTCAGAGCCAATGCATTAATTTAACTTTATAATGCGATCGCAAAACGTCTCCATAAGAATCGCTTGGCGCGGACAGTATTAATTTTTGCTAATTGCTGCTGTAAGTTAACCTAGAAGAGGTTCTTCTTAATTAAAGACTCGAGAAACTGAAATACTGATCGCAATTTGAGATGTGTTAAGTACAAAGTTGACTTTATACGTAACGCGCTCGCTCGGCTACTTTTTTGGTTAAATGTTTGCAGGTTACAATAATAAATAACTACAACATTTTGCTAAAAACAGTGTATAAAGTTCAATGTAATACTCGATCGTGATGAAGATGGGGTTTGGATTGTCGAGTGCCCCAGTATACCTGGTTGTGTTAGTCAAGGTCAGTTAAGAGAAGAAGCCCTCGAAAATATCAAGGATGCGATCGCCGCTTGTCTTCAAGTTCGTGCAGAACTTAGTTTACCGCTCACTGTGGAAACTCATCAAGTAAAAGTTACAGCTTAAGCATGGCATCTGTCCTTCTGTTTCTTCATCCAGCGTTGGGATAATTTACCTCTAAACTGAGTTCAGCAATTGCTAAAGCTTTTTGTTACAGTATTCTATAAAATCCAGATGACGAGAATAGGCGATCGCTAATTGCAATTGCCAGTTTATTGCTCAAAATCTAGAACGCAGTTGCTATGATCAAACGCCTGCTTGTGGTCGAGTCTCCGGGAAAAGTCAAAAAACTCAGTCAAATTCTGGGTTCGGATTGGAAAGTTCTAGCCAGTTGTGGCCACATCCGAGAACTCAGCAATGAAGGGGACGATTCCTTGGGCTTCGTCATGGACGGCAGTAATGTTCGGTGCAATTACGTTCCGCGTGACCAACGAGCGAAGGAAACAATTCAGAAACTCAAGTCTGCGGTGAGGCAGGTTGATGAAGTTGTCTTAGCAACTGACCCAGACCGGGAAGGCGAAACAATCGCTTGGCATCTCAAAGAAACACTGGGTTTAAAGGAACCGAAACGAGTAATTTATACTGAGATTACAGCATCGGCGGTGCAGAGTGCGATCGCTAATCCCAAAAAGCTAGACCAAAATTTAATCGGTGCTGGGTTGTGCCGAGATTGTCTAGATAAGTTGGTAGGTTATAAAGGTAGCCCTTTAGTTTGGGCATTGAATAACGGCGCTAAGAGTGTTGGCAGAGTCCAAAGCGCCACATTGCACTTAATTTGTCAGCGAGAAAACGAAATTCTGGCTTTTGTCCCCCAAGATTACTGGAGTGTCTGGGTAGATTATGCTGAAGGATTTCGGGCTTTTTACAAAGGGACGGTCGATTCTGCAAAAGATGCAGCAGACCAAGAAACTGAAACTAACGATGACGCGAAAGTAGGTAATAGTCCAGAAACACCGGAATCTAAGCGCGTTCTTTCCGAAGCTGAGGCTACACGTTTAGTTGAAGAAGCACAGCGACATCCTCATCAGGTGATTCATTTTGAAGGAAAAATCGTTAACCGCCAGCCACCTCCACCATTTACAACTTCTAGCCTTCAGCAAGCAGCCGGTTCAAAGCTGAGGTTTGCTCCTGACAAAACTATGATTGTGGCCCAAAAGCTTTATGAGGCAGGGCTGATAACATATATGCGAACAGACTCAGTAATGCTGAGTCCAGAATTTTGTGCCAGCGCCCGTAAATGGTTAGAGCAAAATGATCCGCAGAATGTACCGCACCAAGTCGCCAAGCATCGCAGTAGCAAATCGGCTCAAGAAGCACATGAAGCGATTCGTCCAACTGATGTGTTTCGTCCCTCAGTTCAGTTGCGTTTAGAACTTCCTGATGATGAGTTTAATCTGTATGTGATGATCTGGAAACGGTCAATTGCTTCTCAGTGTCGTGCTGCTCAATTGCGTAAAACTTTGGTGATTACTCAATCTGGTTCCTTACTGTGGTCAGCCAGAGGGCAAGTGATTGAATTTTACGGTTATGCTCGGTACTGGAATAATCTCAGCAAGGATAGTGTTTTACCTTCATTACAACAGGGACAAGCATTAAAACTGGAGAATGCTGGACATGAGAAAAAGCAGACGCAGCCACCACCCCGTTACAGTGAACCAAAATTGGTACAGTTGATGGAACGTAAAGGAATTGGTCGCCCAAGTACCTATGCTCCTACTGTTGCTACTTTAAAAAAACGAAATTATGTTGAGTTAAAAAAAGATCATCTGCAACCGACAGCGTTAGGGTTAGAAGTTGATGCATTTTTGCTCAAAGCACTGCCGGATTTACTAGAGGCGGAATTCACAGCAAAAATGGAAGATGCTCTTGATGCAATTTCTGAAGGAAAAAACTCTTGGCAGCATTATTTAACTAGTTGGAATCAGAATTACTTTATACCAGCGCTCTCCAAAGCTAAAACTGTAGTTGCGAGTTCCCCAAAAGGTAAAGCTAATGTGATAACTGAGCGCAAATATGAAACTTCCAAAACGCGATGCCCTGAATGCAAAAATTTTCTTGCCAAAATTCCGAGTACTAAAGTCAAAAAGAAATATTTCCTCAAATGCACAAAAGGCTGTGAAAATGTCGTGCTATTTTGGAGCGACTTTAACAAAACTTGGCAGCCACCACAAACTAAAACAGTCCAAGTTGAAAATCAACAAAAGCCTCCCGTGAAGATGACGGCATATCCCTGCCCAGTATGTAAGAAACCTTTAGAGGAGTACAGTTACATCAAAGAAGGGCAGAGTAAGAAAATGTTGCGATGTTGTGACCCACAAGCTCGTAAAGATACCAAACATAAAGATGTGGCTTATTTCAGTACGCCAAAAGGGTGGTGGAGTCCTAAGTTTGGGGAGTTAGGAGTTAAAAGTTAGGAGTTAGGAGTTAGGGACTTCCAAGAAATAAATTACCCAAATGAAACGAACCACAGAGACACAGAGAACACAGAGGAATGAGGAGGAGAGAGTTTTTTGGGTATTTTTTTATTTGTAGGACTTACGCAAAAACCCTCTAAAACTCTCATTCCTCCGTGACCTCTGCGCCCTCTGTGGTTCGTTTTCCGTTACCCGTATGCTCTTGTTGGTGGGCTTTGTGCTTTAATATTTGTAAAGTTCGATTACAAATTTTTGTAGACTTCACCATCATTTCGCTTACCAACGCGAAAAACATCAATCAATTTGCTTTCTTCATCAATCGTGTAGAGAATTCTATATTCACCTTGATCGACACGATAACCACCTTCATAGCCTTTCAAGGCTTTGCAATCTTGAGGTCGAGAATTGCCTTGAAGCGAAAGGATTTTAGATACAACCTGCTTATAAAGTTTCGCTTGCAAATCCAACAAATCCTTTTCAGCAGTCTTAG
The Nostoc punctiforme PCC 73102 genome window above contains:
- a CDS encoding ABC transporter ATP-binding protein, translating into MTKKTRQFKSFQRAADAPNLPSTPFRFILYFVNQFRQWYVLMVILEMVHATCGIMLPYAIGEIIRGVTKSTGGSQPIFDAMRQPLMLFIALSVGEVIFGRSAGLLQTILHPVHRQHIVRSLYAYLQHHSHRYMSSSFSGALAHRISETSLGVTQTMQMLITEFMPVIVVYTVATTILYRSYPPLAALVGVWAVLFISISFWLATRCRIYSRKAAAARSETTGIIVDTVTNLTSSRLFARLGFERGYLNEQLSRELKQVRKSNWYSERIRWFQFISAAILKISTLYYSLSLWSQGKIATADFVVATSLSLLIISEARNLSRRFLEFFEHIGNVANGVFTIVQPHELVDRDRAIAHPITQGKIEFRRVNFNYSDEKKVFNNLSVTIQAGQRVGLVGFSGSGKSSFVNLILRLFDPQSGQIIIDGVDIRDMTQDALHAQISLIPQDPSLFHRTLLENIRYGRLDATDEEVFEAARKANAHDFIIQSQDGYNSLVGERGVKLSGGQRQRIAIARVILKDAPILILDEATSSLDSITEKAIQDTLDLAMNGKTVIVVAHRLSTIVHLDRILVFDKGHIIEDGSHTKLLALGGAYHRLWKMQAGGFIPENPGEERIHEVRTRTDNVQKGMIA
- a CDS encoding GAF domain-containing protein, with translation MPEANAPGIVKRQNKEKCSQAPKFIYGDYLFTSPTASIADLTSFPSTMTSDTQPIFDTLTDEGYAIDWNLLLTEILTTFDCSTGTIHTFDRDSELLHLKAHQGIPEFLLPKMTIIPIGKGMAGVAAERKRPVQICNLQTDEQGVVRPSAKETQVKGSITVPLLLNERLHGTLGIAKPVSYEFTPTEEETLMEIGEAISRKIIR
- a CDS encoding type II toxin-antitoxin system HicB family antitoxin, giving the protein MKFNVILDRDEDGVWIVECPSIPGCVSQGQLREEALENIKDAIAACLQVRAELSLPLTVETHQVKVTA
- the topA gene encoding type I DNA topoisomerase — translated: MIKRLLVVESPGKVKKLSQILGSDWKVLASCGHIRELSNEGDDSLGFVMDGSNVRCNYVPRDQRAKETIQKLKSAVRQVDEVVLATDPDREGETIAWHLKETLGLKEPKRVIYTEITASAVQSAIANPKKLDQNLIGAGLCRDCLDKLVGYKGSPLVWALNNGAKSVGRVQSATLHLICQRENEILAFVPQDYWSVWVDYAEGFRAFYKGTVDSAKDAADQETETNDDAKVGNSPETPESKRVLSEAEATRLVEEAQRHPHQVIHFEGKIVNRQPPPPFTTSSLQQAAGSKLRFAPDKTMIVAQKLYEAGLITYMRTDSVMLSPEFCASARKWLEQNDPQNVPHQVAKHRSSKSAQEAHEAIRPTDVFRPSVQLRLELPDDEFNLYVMIWKRSIASQCRAAQLRKTLVITQSGSLLWSARGQVIEFYGYARYWNNLSKDSVLPSLQQGQALKLENAGHEKKQTQPPPRYSEPKLVQLMERKGIGRPSTYAPTVATLKKRNYVELKKDHLQPTALGLEVDAFLLKALPDLLEAEFTAKMEDALDAISEGKNSWQHYLTSWNQNYFIPALSKAKTVVASSPKGKANVITERKYETSKTRCPECKNFLAKIPSTKVKKKYFLKCTKGCENVVLFWSDFNKTWQPPQTKTVQVENQQKPPVKMTAYPCPVCKKPLEEYSYIKEGQSKKMLRCCDPQARKDTKHKDVAYFSTPKGWWSPKFGELGVKS
- a CDS encoding type II toxin-antitoxin system RelE family toxin — encoded protein: MSERYSLRIAKTAEKDLLDLQAKLYKQVVSKILSLQGNSRPQDCKALKGYEGGYRVDQGEYRILYTIDEESKLIDVFRVGKRNDGEVYKNL